TAAGTTCCTGTCCAGCAGCGTGCTCGGGCTTTTCTTGCTCTTTCCCTGCCTGGGTCCTGGATCAGTCACGTCTCCAAAGAGCCCTGGTTGCTTCCTGAAGAACGGAGTGTCAGACCAACCCCAGGAGCCACAGTGACGGGCCAGCCAGctaccagggtgtcagggggacaGACCTAGGATCACTCCCCTGCACGTGTGTGGCAGATACTGATGTGTGCATGCAGACTCGCCACCAGGAGCCAGGTGTGCGGGTGTGTGCGTGTGGGTGCACTGAGAGGTGTAAGCCGAGGTCCACACGGGTCTCTGGCTCTGCTTGCTGTTAGGGTCTGTAAGCAAgccaagatggcacctggcattttgccagggggagtgctttgtgaagtaacgccagcgagccatgaagtgtggagattcctgattggctgactgctgtatctagttcaTGTTAATTAAGATCAGCTGTGTGGAATGTCTAtctacccctcctgtcctacaataaatggctcccactcctgctgaatcatgtacacaagttgctcgtcaccccccggttattttgctgcagccggactgcggcagcttGCGACTTGGCCGGCCCCTCTGCCTGTGCAGCGCCTGCTGATGGACAGCTGGCTCCTCCATCCCGAGCCCCTTGCAGGGCGACCCAGGCTCAGAGCTGCTGCCTGCCCACAGGCTCAGGGAGCTCCGTGGCCTCCTTTCTTTAGCTCCATGTTCAGCCCAGGTGTGCACAGAGGGATGTGGGctgctttttatttcctctcccttttattttttttggtgtggtcattttttttttcatgtgaaatataatttccttcattatttGAGTTTCAATTCTGTTTTGCAGAATTTATACCCTATTCTTGTTGATTCTCTCTGTATCTGTCtacccatttttttaaatctgtgggACATTAATAAAGACTTAAATGTTAATGTCAGTGGCCCAGGCAGTGACAGTGGCTCTGTCAGTGACAGACAGGCAGAGAGTGGCAGATTGTGGAAGAATATGCCATCAGCGAGAATCCCATCCTAAATATCTGCTGTGGGTAGATTGGGCAGGCGTGAGGGAGACCACATTACCACAGAGACACCACCACCAGGAGTCCACAGGCACCAGGAGGGACTTCCGCTACCATGGGGGGCTCAGTCCACCAGAAAGCCACATCCACTGTGGGGACCCCGCTTGACCTCGGGCTGCCGCCCTAAGTGTCTTGGCCACTGTGGCCTCTGAGCACCTGGCCTGCATTCCCCAGATGATTTCCCAGCAAGCTCTAAAGGGCAGGCCATGGGAGTGGGACGTGGGCTGTCGTGCAGCTGTGGTCCAGAGGGGGGCCTGCCGACCTGCCCGTGGGCTTGAGATAAGCCTTTGGCTGTGTGACACCCCCTCCTTCTGACCCAATCATGGGACAGACCCTTCTTCTGCTGCCAGGCTACTTTGTCCCTAAGTCCCCAGTAAATCTCATTCAGCACAGAGCAGACTGTCTGCCTCTGTTGGGTCCCCCGGCCCTGGGGCACGGGAGGGTCCTTCTGGACTGGCCGTTCTGGATTATCACCCAACGGCAAAGCTCCAGATTAACTGAGCAGCACCACATGATGGAACAGAAGGGCACCCCACCCACGGCCCTCAGGTTGGCAGAAGGAGCAGGCCAAAGACCTCAAGCACAGAGGTGGACTTATCCCTGACACAGGAGCAGAACATGCTCTTTCCAGGGCCCAAGGAGCTCGATCCAGGAGCCGGAGCTGGGTCTAAGAGCATCGCTGTGGGCTGAGATGTGGCGAGCCGTGGGGGACGATGCTCCCCAGCAGCTGGCCACAGCACCTGAGCATGCTGGAGGGCTTCGTGGAGGTGCATCCGGGAGCCCCCTGGCCTTTCCCAGGGGTGCCCAGAGATGTCTCCTCAAGGGCCACACCTACCTGGGCTGTGTGAGGGTCTGTGGGAACAGCACGGTGGCAGGACGCCTGTCTAAAGAAGGTGGTTTTATTCTGCTCTTTGGATTTCAGACAGCTTCTTCACCCTGGGGAGACTGCCCTTCCCAGGAGAGGCAGGTCCTGCCCCCAGAGTCCACTGAAATGTCTCACACTGTTGTTCCTCAGCCCACTCACCCTGCCTCGCCTGGCCTTTACCACAGAAACCACAGCGAAGGCTCTTGCCCAAGCAGCCCCTCGTATCCTCTGCCTCCTACAGACCCCGGTGCTTCCCCACGTGGCCCTTTGTGGCACGGGTCACTCCCTCCTCCAGGGACCTGAAACCAGCCAGCTTCTCagtggtggaggggaggggggtttCAATCTGCTGGCCTTGCTACAATCTGCTGGTAAACTGTGCCGTGGAAAAGAGGCCACTAGACAGAAGTGGGGTGTCTAATCAGGGAGGGCCCTTGGAGGGACAGGGCCTGGTGGGACCTCAGTGCCAGGTTCTGGTGCCCCGAAGAGGTGGAgactggggggggggaggggtgctgGATGGGGAAGAGGAAGGTGCCACCCTGCCATGTGGCCTCCCGAAAGCCTCAGCTGAGTCACCTTGACCCTCCTCCGCCAGTCACTGGACAGCAGCTGCTCCAGGTAGCTAAGGGTCAGCCCTGGGAGGGAACATGGCTGAGCATGGAGTGATCAGGAATCCACTCTTTCAGGTCAGAGGCGCCTGTCCACCTGGACCCCTCTGCAGCAGACCCTCCCACCTGCGCCCCCCTGAGCACCATGCCAGTCACTTTACCCTCCATCCACCAGGGCCGAGCCCACAGGACACTGGGCTAGGGAAGCATGCAGAGAGGACACAGGCACCAACAGGAACTGGCCAGACAGGAAAAATGCTGAGAGGCCAGTGTGGAGTCAGAGGAAGAAGCAGGTGGCCCTAGCTCTGCCCTGCTGGGGGCAGCCCTGGGGGCGCAGGGTGGGCTCTTAGGGCCAGGAGTCCACCAGGGAAAGATGGCTGGGGGCATGGCTGGAAGGTGGGACCtccagggtggggctgtgggtTAGGGCCCTTCCCCTCATTGCCTCCATCCCACTGTATCCCTGAAGCATGGCCCTGACCAGTCTCCTCTCCAGCTGTGGGGAAGGAGGTCTCAGCTCACCTGCCAACATACACACACGGACCAAGGAGCCCCGGTACCCTCTCGGGGTTCCTGGGCCATGCTGGCACCATGCGGACTGCACACAGCAGGAGTCTTTGCCGCGGAGACCCTGAGCTGGGGGAGTCCACTGTTCCTAGCCCTCTGCTCCTATTCCTGGTGGGTTCTCAGGGTGAACTCGAGCCAGAAATAAGTAAAGCTGGGAGACTGTCAGGAGCAGATCTCAGCAGGATTACCAGACTGCCACCACCTACAGCCTTGCCGGGCGGGCGGGCCCCTTGTGTGTCCCTCATACAGAAACCCGTCCCCTGGCGTAGGCTCTGCCTAAGTGGCCCTACAGAGAGGGCCCGTCGCTTAGAGGCCCCGCCGCTGTCTTCTGTGGGGCAGTCTTCCCTGGCAACTGCCCATCCAGTCCCTGGTCAGCCTCACCCTGGTTACTCATGCTGGTGGCTGAGGATTATTGTTTCAACGTTTCTTAAGTCACCCTCCACATTTTGCCTTCAAAAGTGTCCccttgcctcagtcttctgaacaGGCTGGAGCTCATTGTGACATTCGAGTTCCTGTTGCAACGCTCCATTAATCCCAGATACGTGTTATTATTCTTTGGAAAATCCTTCCCTGATTGTTATTAGGTTGAGAGAGTTTGGGCAAAAATGGGCAGTGAAGAGATAAAGAGGCGAAGACCGGGTTGAAGGATCCCAGACGCACAGCTGTGGAGCTGTGCACTTGGTACCCAGACGCCGCAGAGCTTGTAAGCTCTCACGGGCGTTGTGGGGTCCAACATTCCCGCTGAACTAGTGACCGCTTCCTGGTGGGAAACTGAGCCTCAGCTCAGGGGCCCTGGCCATCACGGCCACTGAGGGGCTTCTTGCCCATGCAGGGAAGCAGCAGGCATGGTCCTTGTCCTGCTGCAGGGGCCACCTTGGCACAACACCTATTCTTTGGCAGAGCCTGGGCTTTGCCCCCCTGCTTGTGACAGGCTGATGACAACCCAGATGTatttggactttattttttagagtacTTTGGTTTAGAGTAAAATTGAGCAGAAGGTATGGAGAGTCCCCAGATGCTTGCGGTACATTTGATTTTTAACCTCCTCTTCCCAGAGGTGAAGAGGGCACAGTGCCCTTTGGAAAAATACAGGCAGGACCCTGTGGGTCCACCCGCCATTTGAGGAGCAGGGCCCTCAGGGGGACATTGTGGATCTCCACGCTTGTGTGGGATGCACCGTCACAGCAGGTCCACCCCCGAGTGCTGTGGCAAAGGACCGGCTCTGCAGGGGACAGGTGGTGCTGCTGTGAGGTTGAGATGTCTGAAGGTCTGCGTGTGGACAGTGCACTGGATGTGGATTCAGTTTTTGATATTCATTTGGCGCAGTTTGAGTGACCTGCGAGCCCCCGACCCCATTCTGCTTTCAGAGAGTCTGACCCAAGAGGGTCAGTCCTGCAGCAGTGCTGGGGGGCAGCCCCCAGGCAGGGTGAGTGCTGAGCTGCTCTGGAGGGAATGAGGCACACTGGGTCAGGGCTGGCAGTCTGCCCTGGAAGCAATGGGGTCCGCGtgttagggattaaacccagggctttgtgcacagGATGccaagcaagtgttctacccctgagccaccgGTACCCCCAAGCTCACGGGCAGTGTGTGTACTGCAGGACTGGGCAAAGTCAGCTGTCCTTTACCAGGGGCTCTGCAGTCATTGCCTGAGGCTCGCTTCTCCTGGTGCACATCTCAGGCCTTGCTGGAAGGGTCAGGCAGGATGGCATGTGCAGGGTCCACTTGGGACGGAGCTGCAGGCCTCAGCATCTTCCAGCCCACAGGTAAACTGGGGTCCCCGCTTCCCAGGATGTGGAGAGCATGCTCCCAGAGGCTGAGGACATACTGTGTGGTCAGCAAAGGTGGACATCAGGGTCTGAGACTCAGGTACAGGGGGCCCATCCAATGTGACTCAGCAGGACCTGTCTTGGGTCCAGAGATCCCCACCACATCAATGACCCTTCCTCAGGCACATATACGCATCTGTGTCCTGGGCAGAACTTTTCCAGTGTTTGCAGAACTTGGAGCAAGAGCAGAGAGGTGACATTTGGGGAGGCAGGAAGCCACGTACAGCAATCAAAGAAAAGGAAGCCAAACCACAGTGTGAGGCAAACATGGGAAGATAGCTCACCCTGTTCACAGAAAAGCAGATGAGGACTTCCTGTTGCACTGGGACCCAAcgtattcatttgtttatttatggctTCTCAGaataaggaagaagaagaggaggagatgagACAGCATCGTTGTGACATAATGGCAACCCAGTTCCCAACGGAGCAAGATGCCAACCATGGCACTGCTGGCCCCCATGCTGTAACTGTACCCAATTACCACTATTTGTCCCCCCTCCAGTGTGATGGTGTTAGGAGGGGCCTTTGGAACGAATGGGATCACTGTCTTTACTTCAGAGCCCCTGAGAGACTCTTCTCCCTCTGTCCACCCTGTGAGGGGCCATCTGTGAACCAGAcacaggccctcaccagacaccaaatctgctggcaccttgtcCTTAAATcttgcagcctccagaactgaggaGAAAAGTGTCTGTTGCTTATAAGGCACCCCAAATATACTCAGGGTGAGCGGCAGGAACGGGCTCAGGGCTGGCCACCTGAGACCACTCTTGTCAAACATCCGACAGCGGGCAGACTGGGCTGTCATTCCAGTGTGAGCTCATCCTGAAGGGTCACTTGTCTGAGGGCCCTCTTGGGTCCCCACACACTGCTGAGGGTGTCAGTAATGGAAAGCCCTCCACACTGTCCACCCAGCAGCTGCTCAGCGTTGAGTTTGTCCTGAAAACCCTTGAGGGGAAGAGCAGCAAGCTCAACGCAGTTCCAGGGACACTGGACTCCCCCAGCTCAGGGCCCCCCAGCAGCAAGGATGCCCACCGTGTGCGCAGCCCCACCAGGCCCTGGAACGTGGGGCGACACACAATGGCCCATGTGATCTGCACTGCCGTGAGGGGTCGAGTCCTCTGTCTCTGACCCAGGAGTCGTGGGTCTCCTGCCAGCATCTGTGCCACAGCAGGCCAGCTTATTCTTAGACCTGACAGTGCCCTGTGGAGGTGCCCCTGACACCCTCCAAGACACACAACGAGCTCTGGCTAGCAGCCCATGAGCAGAAGTGACCTGCCGCAGATCTGTGTGGCTGTAAGAGCCATGACGTGACCTCTGTCTCCTGCCCTCACCTGCCTGTCTGGAGATTGGCGTGTTCCAGATGGCCACAGCTGACTCAGCCTGGGTCCCAGAATGAGGGTGGTGTGAAGAGCACAGCCACACTGTGCCAACAGGACACATAAGCAGGGGTCAAACACAGCTGATCGGCTGGGGCTTGGGGCTCATTTGTACCTGCAGCAAACCCAGCAAAGCTGACCAGCGAGCTGTGGATGGACGGAGTCTATAAACAGACGGTAGGAGCTGTCCTCTGATGATGTCTGCCCTACTCAGATAAAGGCAAATGCATCTGTATGTTTACCTCCAGTTTTGTGCCACATAAGAATGGAGTTCAGGACATGGCCCTCCAGCATACGCAGAAGACTGTTCTGACCCCCTTTCTGTTTCacctaaaaaggaaaacaacaagaaACCAAACAGATGGAGAGTTTACTACGTGAAGTTCCTCCCTCCCCCGCCCACTGGAAGTAAAAGCAACATCCTTATCTTCATTCAATGAGAAGCTGCAGCCATCgcaagaaaagcagaaaatgagactagggctgtggctcagtggcagagcacttgctttgcatgcaccaGTCCCGACTCCCAAGCGCCAGGTCCTGGCGCTCacctaaaaaggaaaacaacaagaaACCAAACAGATGGAGAGTTTACTACGTGAAGTTCCTCCCTCCCCCGCCCACTGGAAGTAAAAGCAACATCCTTATCTTCATTCAATGAGAAGCTGCAGCCATCGCAAGAATTCTGCACTGGCTTTGTTAAAACAACTACTttctggcctgtaatcccagctcaggaggctgaggcaagaggatcgcaagttcgtgCCAGCCTCattcagcaatttatcgaggccctaagaaacttagccagaccctgtctcaaaaacaagcaaaccCTCTGACCTTCTCCCTACCCTCAATTTAGTTAACCTCTTCCCAACTTCCTATTCTTTGTCCAGCGGAGTGAAGAAGACCGGCTTCTAACTGCttctttgtgttctttatttCCTTGGGAGGATTCCTGTGCCCAGGCTCCAAGTCCACTCATCTGCTCCGCTCCCCGTCCTCCGCCCCGGCCCCGCtctgccccgcccctcccccgcccctcccccgccctcctctccgcctccccgccccgccctccACCTCCCGGCCCTTGGCTCCGcctccccgccccgccctccACCGCCCTCCTCTCCGcctccccgccccgccctccACCTCCCGGCCCTTGGCTCCGCCTCCCCGCCCTTCTCCCCGCGGTCCCACCCCATCCCCGCCCCCACAGGGCCGCGCTGCAGCTCTCTGCGCAGGCGCACCGTGTGTGGCAGACTGACAAGCTCCGCCATTGGTCGCCATTGGTCAGCGGGCTTATGCATATGTAAACGAAGTGATCCCGTCCCGACCAGGCTTCGGCTTTGGGCCCGGAACCAGGGACGGTGCTAGGGGCGGTGCTAGGGGCGGTCCGGGCGGAACCGGGTCGCAGGGCGGAGGCGGTACCGGGACCCGGCGCTCTACCCTAGGCGCAGCCGCAGTGGGAGAGGATCGCGGCGCCAGGACCTGGCGCTTCGGAGCTCGGCCGTGGCCATGAGTCCTGTGGACCTTTCCCGCGTGGGCGCCTGTGTCCTGAAACATGCAGTGACTGGGGAGGTGAGCGCCGGGCAGTGGGCGTCGGATCCTGCCGCGGATCCCCGGTTCCTGCTGCGCGCCCTGGCAGCGCTCGAGGCTGCGGGTGGGGGTCTTTGGGGGGCGCTGGCAGGGCTGGCGGGGCGTGGGTGTGGGCGTCGGTCCGGCGCTTCTTGACCTTACGGCCCCGCAGGCCGTGGAGCTGCGGAGCCTGTGGCAGGAGCAGGCGTGCGTGGTGGCCGGGCTGCGGCGCTTCGGCTGCATGGTGTGCCGCTGGATCGCCCGGGACCTCAGCAACCTCCAGGGTGTCTTGGACCAGCATGGCGTGCGCCTGCTGGGCGTCGGGCCGGAGACCCTGGGCCTACAGGAGTTCCTGGATGGTGGTTACTTTTCCGGAGGTGCGACCCTTCCCCAACTCTGGGTGTTTGGCTGTCGCtctgcccagccctggcctggaGGTGCTCTCGTGTCGGAGTCCTCGTACTCCTGCGGCATCCTGGTCCCCCTGTTGTGCCCTTGCATTCCTGGCCTTCCAATTCCACCGGTCACTTCTTTATCTCAGTCCCTCTTCTCAACAATGGGGAACTCACCTTACCTTGTCCCTCCTGACCCAGGATGGATGAGCTGGGCACGGTAATCGGTCAGGAGACAGGACAGGATGTAGGAGGGTGAACCTGAGTGGGGCCAGCATGGGGCCTGGTACACACACCTGTGCTTTCCTTTCCAGAGCTTTACCTGGATGAGAGCAAGCAGTTCTACAAGGAGCTGGGCTTTAAGCGGTAAGTATGTTGGGGTCCAGGGTGTGCATTGCCCCCTTATTCCTGCTGCCCTCTACTGGCTCTGCCCTCAGTAGGCTGGCTCTGTTAGCACTCGCAGCTCCAGCCAGCTCCTCCGTCAGCCTGTTTCTGGGGTGTTACTTGTTCTGTGACAGGCTTCTCACCTAGGCCTGCCTTTAGCAGGCTGCAGTGTCCAGACTGCCAAAGAGGGTTTTGGAGTCCAGTGCCTCCATCAGGGGCCATCCCAGCCTTCTGGTGCCACAGGCTGCCTGCCTGCCCTGACTGGCAGGGCCAGCTGAGCAGATTGTTGGGCATGCTCAGCTTGGGGCCTGGTCCCCACGCTTCACACCCTTGGTGGGGCTCCAGGCCAACTGTCCCCAGGCTGAGTGTCCTAGGGCTCCAGTAGCTGCTCCTGGCTGGGGTGGTTGCTGATCTGATTGCCTTGTGCCATCTCTGAGCCTCTGGTGAGATGAGTGGGCAGGGCAGAGCTTGAGCCAGAGCTGGTCTGTGCATC
This sequence is a window from Marmota flaviventris isolate mMarFla1 chromosome 10, mMarFla1.hap1, whole genome shotgun sequence. Protein-coding genes within it:
- the Prxl2b gene encoding prostamide/prostaglandin F synthase, which gives rise to MSPVDLSRVGACVLKHAVTGEAVELRSLWQEQACVVAGLRRFGCMVCRWIARDLSNLQGVLDQHGVRLLGVGPETLGLQEFLDGGYFSGELYLDESKQFYKELGFKRYNSLSILPAALGKPVRDVAAKAKAVGIQGNLSGDLLQSGGLLVVSKGGDKVLLHFVQKSPGDYVPQESILQALGISAETFTSEPPQCDEEACRR